From the genome of Phytohabitans rumicis, one region includes:
- a CDS encoding SAM-dependent methyltransferase has translation METSDGLLDADHQKASSARMYDFYLGGTHNFAVDRAAAELAIAQMPLIPTLCKANRAWLGRVVRFLARQGATQFLDIGSGIPTMGNVHEIAQQVAPGARVLYVDIDPVAVMHSRQMLTDNPLAAAVEGDVRRPQELIDRIESDPGLKAIIDLDRPVALILAAVLHFVPDDDEAYGAVEVLRDRLAPGSWLAISHGAVEGFGAVQAAGVQQVYEKTRTPGGLRTREGITRFFDGFDLVQPGIVWGPEWRPTPSDPHFFDHPEKSGGLAGVGRIPPPQAQTT, from the coding sequence ATGGAAACGTCAGATGGTCTGCTGGACGCGGACCACCAGAAGGCGTCATCAGCTCGGATGTACGACTTCTATCTGGGCGGAACCCACAACTTCGCTGTCGATCGGGCTGCCGCCGAGCTGGCGATCGCCCAGATGCCACTGATCCCGACGCTGTGCAAGGCGAATCGGGCGTGGCTTGGTCGGGTGGTGCGGTTCCTGGCCAGGCAGGGGGCGACGCAGTTTCTGGATATCGGCTCGGGTATCCCCACGATGGGTAACGTCCATGAGATCGCCCAGCAGGTGGCGCCGGGCGCTCGGGTGCTGTACGTGGACATCGACCCGGTCGCGGTGATGCACAGCCGGCAGATGCTGACCGACAACCCGCTGGCCGCCGCGGTCGAGGGCGACGTGCGCCGCCCGCAGGAGCTGATCGACCGTATCGAGTCCGATCCGGGTCTGAAGGCGATCATCGATCTGGATCGGCCGGTGGCGTTGATTCTCGCCGCCGTGCTGCATTTCGTGCCGGACGACGACGAGGCGTACGGCGCGGTCGAAGTGCTGCGGGACCGGCTGGCCCCGGGCAGTTGGCTGGCGATCTCCCACGGCGCGGTCGAGGGGTTCGGCGCCGTGCAGGCGGCCGGCGTGCAGCAGGTATACGAGAAGACGCGAACACCGGGCGGGTTACGTACCCGCGAGGGCATCACACGCTTCTTCGACGGCTTCGACCTCGTCCAACCCGGAATCGTCTGGGGCCCCGAATGGCGGCCGACACCATCCGACCCCCATTTTTTCGATCATCCCGAGAAGTCCGGCGGCCTGGCTGGCGTGGGGAGGATTCCACCGCCTCAGGCACAGACCACATAG
- a CDS encoding XRE family transcriptional regulator: MSDPDSPGGRTFAAKLQYLYDNVLPAGRRKAYTDREVAAGIKELGYDISFNYLHTLRSGTKTNPTMRHVEAIAKFFAVPVGYFATDDDAAKVEQELATLVGLRELKEALDDPGIRVLALRARGLSADSLARLGDMIDLVRNLETGHRRDHSAEA; this comes from the coding sequence ATGAGCGACCCTGACAGTCCCGGAGGGCGGACGTTCGCCGCCAAGCTCCAGTACCTGTACGACAACGTGTTGCCTGCCGGTCGGCGCAAGGCGTACACCGACCGAGAAGTGGCGGCGGGCATCAAGGAGCTGGGCTACGACATCTCGTTCAACTACCTGCACACTTTGCGCTCGGGGACGAAGACCAACCCGACGATGCGCCACGTGGAGGCCATCGCCAAGTTCTTCGCGGTCCCGGTCGGCTACTTCGCCACCGACGACGACGCGGCCAAGGTCGAGCAGGAGTTGGCGACGCTGGTGGGGCTGCGTGAACTCAAGGAGGCGCTGGACGATCCCGGCATCCGGGTGTTGGCGCTACGGGCACGCGGCCTGTCAGCCGACAGCCTGGCGCGACTCGGAGACATGATCGACCTCGTGCGGAACCTGGAGACCGGGCACCGCCGAGATCACTCTGCTGAGGCGTGA
- a CDS encoding WD40 repeat domain-containing protein, with translation MASAGNDRSVRLWDPATGCELRRLEGHTDWVRALCAVTVDNHTLLASASDDRSVRLWDPATGCELRRLEGHTDWVRALCAVTVDNHTLLASASDDRTVRLWDPATGSELRRLEGHTDWVRALCAVTVNNHTLLATASNDRTVRLWDPITARCCFVIPVYHPAPACTALPGLLAVGLDVGILTIDLA, from the coding sequence GTGGCCAGCGCTGGCAACGACCGCTCCGTACGCCTCTGGGATCCGGCAACCGGCTGCGAGCTACGCCGCCTCGAAGGCCACACTGACTGGGTCCGTGCACTGTGCGCCGTGACAGTCGACAACCACACGCTCCTGGCCAGCGCTAGCGACGACCGCTCCGTACGCCTCTGGGATCCGGCAACCGGCTGCGAGCTACGCCGCCTCGAAGGCCACACTGACTGGGTCCGTGCACTGTGCGCCGTGACAGTCGACAACCACACGCTCCTGGCCAGCGCTAGCGACGACCGCACCGTACGCCTCTGGGATCCGGCAACCGGCAGCGAGCTACGCCGCCTCGAAGGCCACACTGACTGGGTCCGTGCACTGTGCGCCGTGACAGTCAACAACCACACGCTCCTCGCGACCGCAAGCAACGACCGCACCGTACGCCTCTGGGATCCCATCACTGCCCGGTGCTGCTTTGTCATCCCCGTGTATCACCCCGCGCCAGCGTGCACGGCGCTGCCAGGCCTCCTCGCCGTCGGCCTCGACGTCGGCATACTGACGATCGACCTCGCCTGA
- a CDS encoding protein kinase domain-containing protein yields the protein MDGHEFGLAAAMRICGQMLDALEYLHQDLAYVHRDAKPGNVLLDQARENAVLADLGSAGRIDPHTNMARDYGGTPLYLAGGQGHRAGD from the coding sequence ATGGACGGGCACGAGTTCGGTCTCGCCGCGGCGATGCGGATATGTGGTCAGATGCTGGACGCCCTGGAGTACCTGCACCAAGACCTCGCCTACGTCCACAGGGACGCAAAGCCCGGCAACGTCCTACTAGACCAGGCACGCGAGAATGCCGTTCTTGCCGATCTCGGCTCGGCCGGCAGGATCGACCCGCACACCAATATGGCGCGCGACTACGGCGGAACGCCCCTGTACCTCGCCGGAGGCCAAGGCCACCGGGCAGGTGACTAA
- a CDS encoding trypsin-like peptidase domain-containing protein, producing MTRLLAPAADPWTLAVHREEVGFTPIGAAVAISQRQALTCAHVVLDWFDDPERRQLIEPLWVSFPKVTSAWKLRRRVRRVEFDADDAQIADVAVLHLADDMPAGVEPARVKFLDPAVLAGRRWWAFGFPASSRRNGSEATGTVGPRLAHGWVRLDTDSPYPVEKGFSGGGLWLPDYDAVAAIVGQADSAGARPGDGQALTLAQADVFVPGAKLRVLAGWAAADAGAAAMAAWGWRLDEDAEAGRHWRPRGRGVMSDLERGYRFQGRTAALDRIVSWLDRSVPDQRALVVTGSPGVGKSAVLGRIVTTADARLRLELPDNDTGVVATVGSVGCAVHVKGKTALEVATEIARAAGVALPAEVEQLAPAIHELLVEDPRRFNIIIDAVDEAATEHDARAVLTGIVLPLVQGCGQLGAQVVCGSRRHDSAGELLRVLDGAMQKIDLDDSAFFSLEDLRAYTLGTLRLVGAERPGNPYTDLTVAERVAARIAALAEPNFLVAGLDARRHGMYDEVAADPLTLTLTATVDAALDAYLDRVPPIEGTPARAVLTALAHAEAPGWTSDLWRTAAVALGSTVTAAQLDLFARSTAASFLVEAIHADQESTFRLFHQALNDALLRERGPGGERADQRRLTRAMLAIGRDNGWDAAPPYLLRSLPNHAHRAGLIDALLTDDDYLLHADLLRLLPPAHRAHSVAARARTRLLSLTPHANAAPPPERAAMFSITQKLENLSPITHDRPIPYRARWARTRPRTEVRRLEGHTGRVNAVCAVTTDGRSLLASAGDDGTVRVWDPATGTELHRLEGHTSAVTAVCAVTADDRALIASAGTDQTVRTWDPATGANLRRIRNPTGPVNAMCAVKVDGHQRLASAGSAMEIRFWDPATGTGYRRIETPSGTVNTMCPIAVEGRAMLCTAGDDRTVYIWDPAICGEFRTFEGHTGTVNAACAITEGGRTLLATACNDWTVRLWDPVAGKERRFQGHTDWVRAVCTVTVDGKTLLATAGDDRTIRLWDPVTGIELRRIEIPASTVNAMCVVPIDGHELLATACDDGSVRLWEPAAGAEPYRFDGHTGTVNALCVITVDRPLLASTSDDRLVSLWDPTNGSELRRLEGHAGAVTAACSVTAEGRTRLATAGDDGTVRVWDPITGTQLRHLEGHTGTVNAVSAVTVGIPWWPALATTAPYASGIRQPAASYAASKATLTGSVHCAP from the coding sequence GTGACCCGATTGCTGGCACCGGCCGCCGATCCGTGGACGCTCGCGGTCCACCGCGAAGAGGTGGGTTTCACACCGATCGGTGCTGCGGTGGCCATCTCGCAGCGGCAGGCGTTGACGTGTGCGCACGTGGTGCTGGACTGGTTCGACGATCCGGAGCGCCGGCAGCTGATCGAGCCGTTGTGGGTGTCGTTTCCGAAGGTAACCAGCGCGTGGAAGCTCCGCCGTCGAGTACGGCGAGTGGAGTTCGACGCTGACGACGCACAGATCGCGGACGTGGCCGTGCTGCACCTAGCCGACGACATGCCAGCCGGGGTGGAGCCGGCGCGTGTGAAGTTTCTGGATCCGGCGGTGTTGGCTGGTCGGCGGTGGTGGGCATTCGGGTTTCCGGCGAGCAGCCGCCGTAACGGCAGTGAGGCGACTGGCACGGTCGGCCCGCGGCTGGCGCACGGGTGGGTGCGGTTGGACACCGACTCGCCGTATCCGGTCGAGAAGGGGTTCAGTGGCGGCGGGTTGTGGCTGCCCGACTATGACGCTGTCGCCGCGATCGTCGGCCAAGCCGACTCGGCCGGTGCTCGGCCCGGTGACGGGCAGGCCTTGACGTTGGCGCAGGCGGATGTGTTCGTGCCCGGCGCGAAGTTGCGCGTGCTGGCCGGCTGGGCGGCCGCAGACGCCGGGGCAGCGGCGATGGCCGCCTGGGGTTGGCGGCTCGACGAAGACGCCGAGGCCGGCCGGCACTGGCGGCCCCGTGGGCGTGGCGTAATGAGCGACCTGGAACGCGGATACCGGTTCCAGGGCCGTACGGCGGCGCTCGACCGGATCGTGTCCTGGTTGGACCGATCGGTGCCGGACCAGCGAGCCCTGGTTGTGACCGGGTCCCCAGGCGTAGGCAAGTCAGCGGTCCTGGGACGCATCGTGACCACCGCCGACGCCCGGCTACGCCTTGAGCTGCCAGACAACGACACCGGGGTGGTGGCCACCGTCGGATCCGTCGGCTGTGCCGTACACGTAAAAGGCAAGACCGCCCTGGAAGTGGCGACAGAGATAGCCCGTGCCGCCGGCGTGGCCCTACCGGCCGAGGTCGAGCAGCTCGCCCCGGCTATCCACGAACTCCTGGTCGAGGATCCGCGAAGGTTCAACATCATCATCGACGCGGTAGACGAAGCGGCTACCGAACACGACGCCCGCGCGGTGCTGACCGGCATAGTCCTCCCGCTGGTCCAAGGCTGCGGACAGCTTGGCGCGCAGGTAGTGTGTGGCAGCCGCCGCCACGACAGCGCAGGCGAGTTGCTCCGCGTCCTGGATGGCGCGATGCAGAAGATCGACCTGGACGACTCGGCGTTCTTCTCGTTGGAGGACCTGCGGGCATACACGCTTGGCACGCTGCGGCTGGTCGGCGCGGAGCGGCCCGGAAACCCCTACACGGATCTAACCGTCGCGGAGCGGGTCGCGGCCCGGATCGCAGCCCTGGCCGAACCGAACTTCCTCGTCGCCGGGCTCGACGCCCGCCGCCACGGCATGTACGACGAGGTCGCCGCGGATCCGCTGACGCTGACGCTAACCGCGACCGTTGACGCGGCATTGGACGCCTACCTGGACCGGGTACCACCGATTGAGGGCACCCCGGCGCGGGCAGTCTTGACTGCGCTGGCCCACGCGGAGGCGCCCGGCTGGACCAGCGACCTTTGGCGTACCGCTGCCGTCGCGCTCGGCAGCACGGTGACAGCCGCGCAGCTCGACCTGTTCGCCCGATCCACCGCCGCCAGCTTCCTCGTCGAGGCCATCCACGCCGACCAGGAATCCACCTTCCGGTTGTTCCACCAGGCTCTCAACGACGCGCTGCTACGCGAACGCGGGCCTGGCGGCGAACGCGCCGACCAGCGACGCCTCACCAGAGCGATGCTGGCCATCGGTCGCGACAACGGCTGGGACGCCGCACCGCCATACCTGCTGCGCTCGCTGCCCAATCACGCCCACCGTGCCGGCCTCATCGACGCGCTGCTGACCGACGACGACTACCTGCTCCACGCCGATCTGCTTCGGCTCCTGCCGCCCGCCCACCGGGCCCATTCCGTAGCAGCTCGGGCTCGCACCAGACTGCTGAGTCTCACCCCTCACGCGAACGCCGCACCACCGCCCGAGCGCGCCGCCATGTTCAGCATCACCCAAAAGCTCGAGAACCTGTCGCCCATCACCCACGACCGGCCGATCCCCTACCGAGCACGCTGGGCCCGAACCCGACCGCGAACCGAGGTCCGCCGCCTGGAAGGACATACCGGCAGGGTGAACGCGGTATGCGCGGTAACTACCGACGGTCGCTCGCTGCTGGCATCAGCCGGAGACGACGGCACGGTACGGGTCTGGGATCCGGCCACGGGCACCGAACTACACCGCCTCGAAGGGCACACCAGCGCGGTGACCGCCGTCTGCGCGGTGACCGCCGACGACCGCGCGCTAATCGCCTCAGCCGGAACCGACCAAACCGTGCGCACCTGGGATCCGGCCACCGGGGCCAATCTCCGGCGCATCCGAAATCCGACCGGCCCAGTAAACGCCATGTGTGCAGTAAAGGTCGACGGACACCAGCGACTCGCCTCCGCAGGCAGCGCCATGGAAATCCGCTTCTGGGATCCGGCCACCGGCACCGGGTACCGCCGCATCGAAACCCCGAGCGGCACAGTGAACACGATGTGCCCCATTGCCGTCGAGGGGCGCGCAATGCTTTGCACCGCCGGTGACGACCGGACTGTCTACATCTGGGATCCGGCCATCTGCGGTGAGTTCCGCACATTCGAGGGCCACACAGGCACAGTTAACGCTGCCTGTGCCATAACCGAAGGAGGCCGCACACTGCTCGCTACGGCGTGCAACGACTGGACCGTCCGCTTGTGGGATCCCGTGGCGGGTAAGGAACGCCGGTTCCAAGGCCACACCGACTGGGTACGGGCAGTGTGCACGGTGACAGTTGACGGCAAAACACTGCTAGCCACGGCCGGCGACGACCGGACCATCCGGCTCTGGGATCCGGTCACCGGAATTGAGCTCCGCCGTATCGAGATCCCCGCCAGCACGGTGAACGCGATGTGTGTCGTGCCGATCGACGGCCACGAACTGCTCGCGACCGCCTGCGACGACGGCTCGGTACGCCTGTGGGAGCCGGCGGCCGGCGCGGAACCATACCGTTTCGACGGCCACACCGGCACCGTGAACGCGCTTTGCGTCATCACGGTCGACCGCCCACTGCTCGCCAGCACCAGCGACGACCGGCTGGTAAGCCTCTGGGATCCCACCAACGGCAGCGAACTTCGCCGCCTCGAAGGTCACGCCGGCGCGGTGACCGCCGCGTGTTCCGTGACCGCTGAGGGTCGCACGCGACTCGCGACCGCCGGCGACGACGGAACCGTGCGGGTCTGGGACCCGATCACCGGCACTCAACTGCGCCATCTCGAAGGCCACACCGGCACCGTGAACGCGGTATCTGCCGTGACAGTCGGCATCCCCTGGTGGCCAGCGCTGGCAACGACCGCTCCGTACGCCTCTGGGATCCGGCAACCGGCTGCGAGCTACGCCGCCTCGAAGGCCACACTGACTGGGTCCGTGCACTGTGCGCCGTGA
- a CDS encoding peptidase inhibitor family I36 protein yields MSVKIATRTAAIAVVMLSMIGGMVQPVAAAPKVDGRPGMATFQGRVIDLAKGWQGAQTCLVYSAADTRCFATHAEADAVLGYTRERDPLYQAAQGSAGSVVVLAVPVCSSGWLCLYADTNGNGRRLQFRDEYWQYLSNWDFDRQTSSWRNNQGSSDAGHLSMYNLSTVYNCGANSYANSLGIYNDQAYAVWG; encoded by the coding sequence GTGTCCGTCAAGATAGCGACGAGAACAGCTGCGATAGCCGTGGTGATGCTTTCGATGATCGGCGGGATGGTGCAGCCGGTCGCCGCTGCGCCGAAGGTCGATGGCAGGCCTGGAATGGCGACTTTCCAGGGGCGTGTGATTGACCTTGCCAAGGGCTGGCAGGGAGCGCAGACCTGCCTGGTCTACTCGGCCGCGGATACGCGGTGCTTCGCCACGCACGCGGAGGCCGATGCGGTGCTGGGTTATACACGGGAGCGCGACCCTCTCTATCAGGCCGCGCAAGGATCGGCGGGCTCGGTTGTTGTGCTGGCGGTGCCCGTGTGTTCGAGTGGCTGGCTGTGTCTGTACGCCGACACGAACGGCAATGGTCGGCGGTTGCAGTTCCGGGACGAGTACTGGCAGTACCTGTCCAATTGGGACTTCGACCGGCAGACGTCGTCGTGGCGTAACAACCAGGGCTCCAGCGACGCGGGGCATTTGTCGATGTACAACCTGAGCACCGTCTACAACTGCGGCGCGAACAGCTACGCCAACAGTCTCGGTATCTACAACGACCAGGCGTACGCCGTGTGGGGTTGA
- a CDS encoding SAM-dependent methyltransferase produces MGRAVRFLAERGVRQFLDIGSGIPTMGNVHEIAQQAAPDVRVLYVGIDTVAVLHSRQLLAGNDQASAIEGDLRHARELLDQLHTPELAAIIDLDQPVGLILAAVLHFVPDDDEAYGAVSMLREHLWQGSWLVISHAAVEGYAAEDAAAATRAFERTTAAHAGLRRHDEIARFFDGLDLVDPGLVWLPDWRPAPVDPQDFSAAPHRSGLLAGVAQIR; encoded by the coding sequence GTGGGTCGGGCGGTACGGTTCCTGGCTGAGCGGGGCGTCCGCCAGTTCCTCGACATCGGCTCAGGCATCCCCACCATGGGCAACGTCCATGAGATCGCCCAGCAGGCAGCACCAGACGTGCGCGTCCTGTACGTCGGCATCGACACCGTCGCGGTCCTGCACAGCCGGCAACTGCTCGCCGGCAACGACCAAGCCTCCGCCATCGAAGGCGACCTACGCCACGCACGGGAACTACTGGACCAGCTGCACACCCCCGAACTAGCCGCAATCATCGACCTCGACCAGCCGGTCGGATTGATTCTCGCCGCCGTGCTGCATTTCGTGCCCGATGACGATGAGGCCTACGGCGCGGTTTCCATGCTGCGGGAGCATCTATGGCAAGGCAGCTGGCTGGTGATCAGCCACGCCGCCGTCGAGGGCTACGCAGCGGAGGACGCGGCGGCAGCCACGCGGGCCTTCGAACGGACCACCGCTGCGCACGCCGGCCTGCGCAGACACGACGAGATCGCACGGTTCTTCGACGGCCTTGACCTGGTCGATCCCGGCCTCGTCTGGCTGCCCGACTGGCGACCTGCACCCGTCGACCCGCAGGATTTCAGCGCCGCGCCGCACCGCAGCGGATTGCTCGCCGGTGTAGCGCAGATCAGATGA
- a CDS encoding DUF2795 domain-containing protein, which yields MSSRGVAGRGRASRFGRGGDNLLAYAVGSHARPEIITVIEGLPDKPYSTIRDLWYDLADIPVNL from the coding sequence GTGTCATCTCGCGGGGTAGCTGGCCGCGGGCGAGCTTCTCGCTTTGGACGTGGTGGCGACAACCTGCTCGCCTACGCCGTCGGCAGCCACGCCCGCCCGGAGATCATCACGGTCATCGAAGGGCTGCCCGACAAGCCCTACAGCACCATCCGCGACCTGTGGTACGACCTGGCCGACATCCCCGTCAACCTCTGA
- a CDS encoding group II intron maturase-specific domain-containing protein, with protein MTADTLLHRLNPILRGWCAYFRPGMSSATFNHLASFVWRQVWAWLRRKHRRNTWKELRRRYCGGGWWPTSDEGRLLHAGTITTTRYRYRGAAIPTPWQATT; from the coding sequence GTGACGGCTGACACTCTGCTGCATCGACTTAACCCGATACTGCGGGGCTGGTGCGCCTACTTCCGGCCCGGGATGTCCAGCGCGACCTTCAACCACTTGGCCAGCTTTGTCTGGCGACAGGTATGGGCATGGCTGCGCCGTAAACACCGCCGGAACACCTGGAAGGAACTGCGACGCCGCTACTGCGGCGGCGGATGGTGGCCCACCAGCGACGAAGGACGCCTGCTACACGCCGGGACGATCACCACAACGCGGTATCGCTACCGGGGAGCAGCCATCCCAACCCCCTGGCAGGCCACGACATGA
- a CDS encoding RNA polymerase sigma factor — MDPAAGRVRFEKIYQEHYDAIWRFVQFKAAGLDPENILAEVFATAWEKRDKIPDEAARAWLYAVANNKIRNAIRGKVNQQKMPRQRAGLHDLPVVDDPADAVLEKLSFERVLQALASDLDREILFLSCHEGYGATEIAEILGLKRSTAAMRRQRLRDKLAAFHPATAGPPDDVNDDEPEDRSGEGRKR; from the coding sequence ATGGATCCTGCCGCCGGGCGCGTGCGGTTCGAAAAGATCTATCAGGAGCACTACGACGCGATTTGGAGGTTTGTACAGTTCAAGGCCGCGGGTCTCGATCCTGAGAACATCCTCGCGGAGGTCTTCGCGACGGCATGGGAGAAGCGCGACAAAATCCCGGACGAGGCAGCGAGAGCCTGGCTCTATGCGGTCGCCAACAACAAGATCAGAAATGCGATCCGCGGCAAGGTCAACCAACAGAAGATGCCGCGGCAGCGGGCCGGCCTGCACGACCTGCCTGTCGTGGACGATCCCGCTGATGCCGTCCTGGAGAAGTTGAGCTTCGAGCGAGTGCTCCAGGCCCTGGCTTCGGACCTGGACCGGGAGATTCTTTTCCTGTCCTGTCACGAGGGCTACGGGGCAACCGAGATTGCCGAGATTCTCGGGCTCAAGCGCTCCACCGCGGCGATGCGCAGGCAGCGACTCCGTGACAAGCTGGCGGCCTTCCACCCGGCAACCGCAGGGCCGCCCGACGACGTCAACGACGACGAGCCAGAAGACCGGTCCGGGGAAGGGAGGAAGCGGTGA
- a CDS encoding GAF domain-containing protein, producing the protein MFLPVAVASATAVAAVSHGTTRAFWAVTAIIATAASAVFALVKERQARAATKTASLARAQLAAGLNRAGAPLLTVLGKVTAAKTTEDLHAAVDVLAERVVDIAQSQCGRHRRPGATLRAVYYARVDDRLERRTWTGRQDDTPPRRAFRAGFSLHETEVVRFATTEEVQVVDDLYYHAPPHFVHSNNRGYRSFIAVPIHAGETSFGMLAVDSDLPGSLTDADKGHMILLAGVLAAGLAHQANHMTPTNPTPSTPEA; encoded by the coding sequence GTGTTCCTGCCCGTCGCGGTCGCCTCGGCTACCGCGGTGGCCGCCGTGAGCCACGGCACCACCCGGGCGTTCTGGGCAGTCACGGCCATCATCGCGACCGCCGCCAGCGCCGTCTTCGCGTTGGTCAAGGAACGCCAAGCACGAGCCGCGACAAAGACCGCCAGCCTGGCCCGCGCCCAACTGGCCGCCGGGCTGAACCGGGCCGGCGCACCCCTGCTGACCGTCCTGGGCAAGGTCACCGCCGCCAAGACGACCGAAGACCTGCACGCCGCCGTCGACGTCCTGGCCGAGCGCGTCGTGGACATCGCGCAGTCCCAATGCGGCCGACACCGCCGGCCCGGCGCCACCCTACGGGCCGTCTACTACGCCCGCGTCGACGACCGGCTCGAGCGTCGCACCTGGACCGGCCGCCAGGACGACACGCCGCCCCGACGCGCGTTCAGGGCAGGCTTCTCCCTCCACGAGACCGAGGTCGTCCGGTTCGCCACCACCGAGGAGGTCCAGGTGGTCGACGACCTCTACTACCACGCCCCACCACACTTCGTGCACAGCAACAACCGCGGCTACCGGTCCTTCATCGCCGTGCCCATCCACGCCGGCGAAACCAGCTTCGGCATGCTCGCCGTCGACTCCGACCTGCCCGGCTCCCTCACCGACGCCGACAAAGGACACATGATCCTGCTCGCAGGCGTCCTCGCCGCCGGCCTGGCCCACCAGGCCAACCACATGACCCCGACGAACCCCACACCATCCACCCCGGAGGCATGA
- a CDS encoding CU044_5270 family protein: MTDDEAITRQLHERWGPLAAASRARQVPDQETKERILQRILQEPPDQQPQRRRHRWTGRQRFLVGGVAAVAMAVVVAALTVVLWPSHATSAYAATPPGLNYQPGPQLPAATVLQQLASAAQATDRPGGGTVEYLRIESWDLNASIDGQQVTTAVVPSETQIWRQPDDAAVTIARYGTPWFPDDDAEQAWKANRSPGSDTTPRRTDDPPGGHAWLWDDRPPPNADQLRAWLRRNHNITDTGGYFTAVVDLLKERVLTGKELASVLRLLASLPTVDYTGPVTDRTGRPGEAFSTTSTSGGLPVRHTLIVDRTSGRFLAYERTLTTTAGSLNVRIPAVTSYVIFHDARFTTGTP; this comes from the coding sequence GTGACGGACGACGAGGCGATCACGCGGCAACTACACGAACGGTGGGGCCCGCTCGCTGCGGCCTCCCGAGCTCGGCAGGTCCCCGACCAGGAGACCAAGGAACGGATCCTGCAACGGATCCTGCAGGAACCGCCGGACCAGCAGCCGCAGCGACGCCGACACAGATGGACAGGCCGACAGCGTTTCCTGGTCGGTGGGGTAGCCGCCGTCGCCATGGCCGTCGTGGTCGCAGCCCTCACGGTCGTACTGTGGCCGTCCCACGCCACCTCCGCGTACGCGGCCACCCCACCGGGCCTGAACTACCAACCCGGGCCGCAGCTGCCCGCCGCCACCGTGCTCCAGCAGCTCGCCAGCGCCGCGCAGGCCACCGACCGGCCCGGCGGCGGAACGGTGGAGTACCTACGCATCGAAAGCTGGGACCTCAACGCCAGCATCGACGGCCAACAGGTCACGACCGCCGTCGTGCCCAGCGAAACGCAGATCTGGCGTCAACCCGACGACGCCGCCGTCACCATCGCACGATACGGAACTCCGTGGTTTCCCGACGACGATGCCGAACAGGCGTGGAAGGCGAACCGGTCACCCGGGTCGGACACCACACCGCGCCGCACCGACGACCCACCCGGCGGGCACGCCTGGCTCTGGGACGACCGGCCACCACCCAACGCGGACCAGCTGCGAGCGTGGCTGCGCCGCAACCACAACATCACCGACACCGGCGGCTACTTCACAGCGGTGGTGGACCTGCTCAAAGAAAGGGTGCTGACCGGCAAGGAGCTCGCCTCCGTCCTACGCCTGCTGGCGAGCTTGCCGACTGTCGACTACACGGGACCGGTGACGGACCGGACCGGAAGACCAGGCGAGGCGTTCTCCACCACCTCGACCTCGGGCGGCCTTCCAGTCCGGCACACTCTCATCGTCGATCGCACGTCCGGACGGTTCCTCGCGTACGAACGCACCCTCACCACCACGGCCGGCAGCCTGAATGTACGGATCCCCGCGGTGACCAGCTACGTCATATTCCACGACGCCCGGTTCACCACCGGAACCCCATGA